A genomic segment from Deltaproteobacteria bacterium GWC2_65_14 encodes:
- a CDS encoding flagellar motor protein MotB — protein MKKKTRTRKLGISLAVLLALPAGCATNPDGTTEYKRTAIGALAGGAVGAGAGALIGGKKAGRGALIGGVAGAVVGGAIGNYMDRQAAELKRRIPEAAVERQGDKLYVALPSGILFDVDRDQVRSEARNPLVTAAEVLVKYPDTYVTVEGHTDSTGSHDHNQSLSERRAMRVRDVLLDSGVPAGRLSVRGYGETDPIADNATPEGRQLNRRVQLEIRPNEKLQAQQRQGG, from the coding sequence ATGAAGAAAAAGACGCGAACCCGGAAGCTCGGGATTTCCCTGGCCGTGCTCCTCGCGCTGCCCGCAGGCTGCGCCACCAACCCGGACGGGACCACGGAGTACAAGCGGACCGCGATCGGGGCCCTTGCGGGGGGGGCGGTCGGGGCCGGGGCCGGCGCGCTGATCGGCGGAAAGAAGGCGGGCCGGGGTGCGCTGATCGGCGGCGTGGCCGGGGCGGTGGTCGGCGGAGCGATCGGCAACTACATGGACCGGCAGGCGGCGGAGCTGAAGCGGCGGATTCCCGAGGCCGCGGTGGAGCGCCAGGGGGACAAGCTCTACGTGGCTCTCCCATCCGGGATCCTCTTCGACGTCGACCGCGACCAGGTTCGTTCCGAGGCCCGGAATCCGCTGGTGACCGCCGCGGAGGTGCTCGTCAAGTACCCGGACACCTACGTGACGGTCGAGGGGCACACCGACTCCACCGGCTCCCACGACCACAACCAGTCGCTCTCCGAGCGTCGGGCGATGCGGGTCCGCGACGTCCTCCTGGACAGCGGGGTTCCCGCCGGGCGGCTTTCCGTCCGCGGCTACGGGGAGACCGACCCGATCGCCGACAACGCCACGCCGGAGGGGCGGCAGCTGAACCGGCGGGTCCAGCTGGAGATCCGTCCCAACGAGAAGCTGCAGGCACAGCAGCGGCAGGGGGGGTAG
- a CDS encoding aconitate hydratase 1, with amino-acid sequence MGKTAGGSFGAKTRKTIGGKPYEIFSLPALERRGVGKVSRLPRSIKVLLENLLRHEDGVSVTAEDIESVARWSPKAASGKEIAFRPARILLQDFTGVPALVDLAAMRDAAKEMGADPKKINPLMPADLVIDHSVQVDRFGSTGSFLANVGREMERNGERYAFLRWGKESFRNFRVVPPGTGICHQVNLEYLAPVVFRKKVGRVTQAFPDTLVGTDSHTPMINGLGVVGWGVGGIEAEAAMLGQPLSMLTPQVVGFKLSGSLPPGATATDLVLTVTQMLRAKGVVGKFVEFYGKGLSSLSLPDRATISNMSPEYGATIGFFPVDRETLSYLLFTGRSREQVRVVEAYCKAQGLFRTDDSPDPVFSDTLSLDLSTVQASLAGPKRPQDRVPLAEAKASFREVLAGLGKEPAPPAPENHGRWHAEGGCTPEGASLPAENAGEPGGVPVTHAGTSFTLHDGSVVIAAITSCTNTSNPAVMIGAGLLAKKAVERGLRSKPWVKTSLAPGSKVVTRYLDRAGLTPYLEGLGFHLVGYGCTTCIGNSGPLPKPIEEGIRKGNLFVASVLSGNRNFEGRIHPMSRANYLASPPLVVAYALAGRMDVDLYNEPVGLDPNGEPVFLKELWPSPREIEETVRASVGADMFRKEYAQVFEGDEEWKSLPVPKSETFAWDPDSTYVKHPPFFEGLSPSPEPLKDLSGLRVLAILGDSVTTDHISPAGDIAEESPAGKYLREHGIEKRDFNSYGSRRGNHEVMMRGTFANIRLRNLLVPGTEGGWTARLPDGETTTIYDAAMQYASEGVPLMILAGKEYGSGSSRDWAAKGPRLLGVQAVLAESFERIHRSNLVGMGILPLQFEPGETRETLGLSGKELFAVEGIAGGIAPRKKLTVRVTGNGAEKRFTAVARIDTPEEVHYYGHGGILQYVLRRLAGAR; translated from the coding sequence ATGGGCAAGACGGCAGGAGGATCTTTCGGCGCGAAAACACGGAAGACGATCGGCGGGAAACCGTACGAGATCTTTTCCCTTCCCGCCCTGGAACGGCGCGGGGTCGGCAAGGTCTCCCGGCTGCCGAGATCGATCAAGGTGCTGCTGGAGAACCTGCTGCGCCACGAGGACGGCGTCTCCGTGACGGCGGAGGATATCGAATCGGTCGCACGATGGTCCCCGAAGGCCGCCTCCGGGAAGGAGATCGCCTTCCGCCCGGCCCGGATCCTCCTTCAGGATTTCACCGGAGTCCCGGCGCTGGTCGACCTCGCCGCCATGCGCGACGCCGCAAAGGAGATGGGGGCCGACCCGAAGAAGATCAACCCCCTCATGCCGGCGGACCTGGTGATCGACCACTCGGTCCAGGTGGACCGGTTCGGCTCCACCGGCTCGTTTCTGGCCAACGTCGGGCGGGAGATGGAGCGAAACGGCGAACGGTACGCCTTTTTACGGTGGGGGAAGGAGTCCTTCCGCAACTTCCGCGTGGTCCCTCCGGGGACCGGAATCTGCCACCAGGTCAACCTCGAGTACCTGGCGCCGGTGGTCTTCCGGAAGAAGGTCGGGCGCGTCACCCAGGCCTTCCCCGACACGCTGGTCGGGACCGACTCCCACACCCCGATGATCAACGGGCTGGGGGTGGTCGGCTGGGGGGTCGGCGGGATCGAGGCGGAGGCGGCGATGCTAGGCCAGCCGCTCTCGATGCTCACGCCGCAGGTGGTGGGGTTCAAGCTCTCCGGGTCGCTTCCCCCGGGGGCGACGGCGACCGACCTGGTGCTGACCGTGACGCAGATGCTGCGGGCCAAGGGGGTCGTCGGGAAGTTCGTCGAGTTCTACGGGAAGGGGCTTTCCTCCCTCTCGCTGCCCGACCGGGCGACGATCTCGAACATGTCGCCGGAGTACGGGGCGACGATCGGCTTTTTCCCGGTCGATCGGGAAACGCTCTCCTACCTGCTCTTCACCGGCCGCAGCAGGGAGCAGGTCCGGGTGGTGGAGGCCTACTGCAAGGCGCAGGGGCTCTTCCGCACCGACGACTCGCCGGACCCGGTCTTCTCGGACACCCTGTCGCTCGACCTCTCCACCGTGCAGGCGAGTCTGGCCGGCCCGAAGCGCCCCCAGGACCGGGTGCCGCTCGCGGAGGCGAAGGCCTCCTTCCGGGAGGTGCTCGCCGGGCTGGGGAAGGAACCGGCTCCCCCCGCTCCGGAGAACCATGGCCGCTGGCACGCGGAGGGTGGATGCACCCCGGAAGGGGCCTCGCTGCCCGCGGAGAACGCGGGGGAACCGGGCGGGGTCCCGGTGACTCACGCGGGGACTTCATTCACCCTGCACGACGGGTCGGTGGTGATCGCGGCGATCACCAGCTGCACGAACACCTCCAACCCGGCGGTGATGATCGGCGCGGGGCTGCTGGCGAAGAAAGCGGTCGAGCGGGGGCTCAGATCGAAGCCGTGGGTCAAGACCAGTCTCGCCCCCGGGTCGAAGGTCGTGACCCGCTACCTCGACCGCGCGGGGCTCACCCCCTACCTCGAGGGGCTCGGGTTCCACCTGGTGGGGTACGGCTGCACCACCTGTATCGGCAACTCGGGACCGCTGCCCAAGCCGATCGAGGAAGGGATCCGCAAGGGAAATCTCTTCGTCGCCTCCGTGCTGTCGGGAAACCGCAACTTCGAGGGACGGATCCACCCGATGAGCCGGGCGAACTACCTCGCCTCCCCGCCGCTGGTGGTGGCTTACGCCCTCGCGGGGAGGATGGACGTCGACCTGTACAACGAACCGGTGGGGCTGGACCCGAACGGTGAGCCGGTCTTCCTGAAGGAGCTCTGGCCCTCCCCCAGGGAGATCGAGGAGACGGTGCGGGCCTCGGTCGGCGCCGACATGTTCCGGAAGGAGTATGCGCAGGTGTTCGAGGGGGACGAGGAGTGGAAGAGCCTCCCGGTCCCCAAATCGGAGACCTTCGCCTGGGACCCGGACTCGACCTACGTCAAGCACCCGCCCTTCTTCGAGGGGCTCTCCCCTTCTCCGGAGCCGCTGAAGGATCTTTCCGGCCTGCGTGTACTGGCGATCCTGGGCGACTCGGTGACCACCGACCATATCTCCCCCGCGGGGGACATCGCCGAGGAGAGCCCCGCCGGGAAATACCTGCGGGAGCACGGGATCGAGAAGCGCGACTTCAACTCCTACGGAAGCCGCCGGGGGAACCACGAGGTGATGATGCGGGGGACCTTCGCGAACATCCGGCTGCGGAACCTGCTCGTCCCGGGCACCGAAGGGGGGTGGACGGCCCGTCTGCCGGACGGGGAGACGACGACGATCTACGACGCGGCGATGCAGTATGCCTCCGAAGGGGTGCCCCTGATGATCCTCGCCGGAAAGGAATACGGCTCCGGATCCTCGCGCGACTGGGCGGCCAAGGGGCCTCGGCTCCTCGGCGTCCAGGCGGTGCTGGCGGAGAGTTTCGAGCGGATCCACCGGAGCAACCTGGTCGGGATGGGGATCCTCCCGCTCCAGTTCGAGCCGGGGGAGACCCGGGAGACGCTGGGGCTTTCCGGGAAGGAGCTCTTCGCGGTGGAAGGGATCGCCGGAGGGATCGCCCCGCGGAAGAAGCTGACCGTCCGGGTCACGGGGAATGGAGCGGAGAAGCGCTTCACCGCGGTCGCCCGGATCGACACGCCGGAGGAGGTGCACTACTACGGCCACGGCGGGATCCTGCAGTACGTCCTGCGCCGTCTGGCGGGGGCTCGATGA
- a CDS encoding glutamate dehydrogenase, whose translation MALTERLEGIYQGVIKRNQGEAEFHQAVREVLESLGPVLVKYPEFAESKVIERICEPERQLIFRVPWQDDRGEVQINRGFRVQFNSALGPYKGGLRFHPSVYLGIIKFLGFEQIFKNSLTGLPIGGAKGGSDFDPKGKSDGEVMRFCQSFMIELWRIIGEHTDVPAGDIGVGGREVGFMFGQYKRLTNKFEAGVITGKGLVYGGSRVRTEATGYGCTYFVEEMLKARKNGLKGKKCLVSGSGNVAIYTVEKVHQLGGKAIAVSDSNGVIVDEKGINLETLKMLKEVERRRIKDYCEYHKGAKFIPNGNIWDIPCDVAFPSATENEITGKDARKLVKNGCIAVGEGANMPTTPDGVNVFISAGIAYGPGKAANAGGVATSGLEMQQNASRQAWGFEETDAKLHQIMRNVYQLCSEAAEEFGSPGNLVNGANIAGFIKVARAMTAQGIV comes from the coding sequence ATGGCACTGACGGAAAGGCTGGAAGGGATCTACCAGGGCGTGATCAAGCGCAACCAGGGGGAGGCCGAGTTCCACCAGGCGGTGCGGGAGGTGCTCGAGTCGCTCGGGCCGGTCCTCGTCAAGTACCCGGAGTTCGCCGAATCGAAGGTCATCGAGAGGATCTGCGAGCCGGAGCGGCAGCTCATTTTCAGGGTGCCCTGGCAGGACGACCGGGGGGAGGTCCAGATCAACCGCGGCTTCCGCGTCCAGTTCAACAGCGCGCTGGGGCCGTACAAGGGGGGGCTGCGCTTCCATCCCTCGGTGTACCTGGGGATCATCAAGTTCCTCGGGTTCGAGCAGATCTTCAAGAACTCCCTCACCGGGCTCCCGATCGGGGGGGCGAAGGGGGGATCCGACTTCGACCCGAAGGGGAAGTCCGACGGGGAGGTGATGCGGTTCTGCCAGAGCTTCATGATCGAGCTGTGGCGGATCATCGGGGAGCACACCGACGTCCCCGCCGGCGACATCGGCGTCGGGGGGCGCGAGGTCGGCTTCATGTTCGGCCAGTACAAGCGGCTCACGAACAAGTTCGAGGCGGGGGTGATCACCGGGAAGGGGCTGGTCTACGGCGGGAGCCGGGTCCGCACCGAGGCGACCGGGTACGGATGCACCTACTTCGTCGAGGAGATGCTGAAGGCCAGGAAGAACGGGCTCAAGGGGAAGAAGTGCCTCGTCTCCGGCTCCGGGAACGTCGCGATCTACACGGTCGAGAAGGTGCACCAGCTCGGCGGCAAGGCGATCGCGGTGAGCGACTCCAACGGGGTGATCGTAGACGAGAAGGGGATCAACCTGGAGACCTTGAAGATGCTCAAGGAGGTCGAGCGCCGGAGGATCAAGGATTATTGCGAGTACCACAAGGGCGCGAAGTTCATCCCGAACGGGAACATCTGGGACATTCCGTGCGACGTGGCCTTCCCCTCGGCGACCGAGAACGAGATCACCGGGAAGGACGCCAGGAAGCTGGTGAAGAACGGCTGCATCGCGGTCGGGGAGGGGGCGAACATGCCGACGACCCCGGACGGGGTGAACGTGTTCATCTCCGCCGGCATCGCCTACGGTCCCGGGAAGGCGGCCAACGCGGGCGGCGTGGCGACCTCCGGGCTCGAGATGCAGCAGAACGCCAGCCGCCAGGCGTGGGGGTTCGAGGAGACCGACGCGAAGCTGCACCAGATCATGCGGAACGTGTACCAGCTCTGCTCCGAGGCAGCCGAGGAGTTCGGCTCACCCGGCAACCTGGTCAACGGCGCCAACATCGCCGGGTTCATCAAGGTCGCCCGGGCGATGACCGCGCAGGGGATCGTGTAG
- a CDS encoding pyruvate, phosphate dikinase — MGAETGIPGTGLPGLDRVIQRVEPGDNIVWQIDSIEDYAAVVGPFAASALSAGRKLVYFRFARHPELLPPDCGAQVHVLSPDIGFETFTARIHQEIEAAGRGAYYVFDCLSDLAADWYSDMMLGNFFMVTCPYLYELETVTYFGLLRGHSLEAVSAIRDTTQLLINIFRDGERILVHPLKVDGRHSPTMYLPHVWEDGNFRPVTESSVLSDILSGERLHRDEGVSRRLDLWDRMFLRARTALDDVKNGILPPEEAETLKGRLLRMMVSRDEQIISLASRYFDLSDLIAIRKRMVGTGLIGGKSVGMLLARAILSRNDPAWKEKLERHDSFYIGSDVFYTYLVRNGCWKIRRGQRNAATFLDGIGEAREQFLSGAFPPFIREQFTTMLEYFGQSPIIVRSSSLLEDGFGNAFTGKYDSVFCPNQGSPEERKAAFLSAVRNVYASTMSREALLYRAHRGLLDRDEQMGILVQRVSGAVHGTLFYPQIAGVALSYNPYAWSEYIDPKAGVVRLVFGLGTRAVNRSDDDYTRVVALNAPLRRPEANVDEVIEYAQKRVDVIDIGANRLDSMHCDKVLSADPALPVGMFASRRRPTGDHPGRGETTPASPWFLTFERLLSDSPFVDDMQEMLRVLRDAYNSHVDVEFTANYLSDDSFRIHLVQCRPLQVREGGRIVPAPSNLSPEDLVLEARGTIVGQSSYSPVDRLIYVVPSAYMKLPIPDRYAVARLIGRVTHVREEGGDEKTMMLLGPGRWGTSTPSLGVPVSFAEINRISVLCEIVGLHGGIVPDVSLGTHFFNDLVEANMLYLAVFPGKRGNFLNEEFFERRENRLAALLPDEAHWSGVVRVVDVPDSPGGRILYLHADSPGQRAVCCLAGSA; from the coding sequence ATGGGCGCGGAAACGGGAATTCCGGGAACCGGCCTTCCGGGGCTGGACCGTGTGATCCAGCGGGTGGAGCCCGGCGACAACATCGTCTGGCAGATCGACTCGATCGAGGACTACGCCGCGGTCGTCGGGCCGTTCGCCGCGAGCGCCCTCTCCGCCGGCCGGAAGCTGGTCTATTTCCGGTTCGCCCGGCATCCGGAGCTTCTCCCCCCCGACTGCGGCGCGCAGGTCCACGTCCTCTCCCCCGACATCGGGTTCGAGACCTTCACCGCGCGGATCCACCAGGAGATCGAGGCGGCCGGCCGCGGCGCCTACTACGTGTTCGACTGCCTGTCGGACCTGGCCGCCGACTGGTACAGCGACATGATGCTGGGCAATTTCTTCATGGTGACCTGCCCGTACCTCTACGAGCTGGAGACGGTGACCTATTTCGGCCTCCTGCGCGGCCACTCCCTGGAGGCGGTCTCCGCCATCCGGGACACGACGCAGCTGCTGATCAACATCTTCCGGGACGGGGAGCGGATCCTCGTCCATCCCCTCAAGGTCGACGGGAGGCACTCCCCCACGATGTACCTCCCCCACGTCTGGGAGGACGGGAATTTCCGCCCCGTGACGGAAAGCTCGGTCCTGTCCGACATCCTCTCCGGGGAGAGGCTCCACCGGGACGAGGGCGTTTCCCGGAGGCTCGACCTCTGGGACCGGATGTTCCTGCGGGCGAGGACGGCCCTGGACGACGTAAAAAACGGGATCCTCCCCCCGGAGGAGGCGGAAACGCTGAAGGGGAGGCTCCTGCGGATGATGGTGTCCCGAGACGAGCAGATCATCTCCCTCGCCTCCCGGTACTTCGACCTGTCCGATCTGATCGCCATCCGGAAGCGGATGGTCGGGACCGGGTTGATCGGGGGGAAATCGGTCGGGATGCTGCTGGCCCGGGCCATCCTCTCCCGGAACGATCCGGCGTGGAAGGAGAAGCTCGAGAGGCACGACTCGTTCTACATCGGCTCGGACGTCTTCTACACCTACCTCGTCCGGAACGGCTGCTGGAAGATCCGCCGCGGCCAGCGGAACGCCGCCACCTTCCTCGACGGGATCGGGGAGGCGCGGGAGCAGTTCCTGTCGGGGGCTTTCCCGCCGTTCATCCGGGAGCAGTTCACCACGATGCTCGAGTATTTCGGGCAGTCCCCGATCATCGTCCGGTCGAGCAGCCTGCTCGAGGACGGGTTCGGAAACGCGTTCACGGGGAAATACGACAGCGTCTTCTGCCCGAACCAGGGATCGCCGGAAGAGCGGAAGGCGGCCTTCCTGTCGGCCGTCCGGAACGTCTACGCCAGCACCATGAGCCGGGAGGCGCTGCTCTACCGGGCCCACCGGGGATTGCTCGACCGGGACGAGCAGATGGGGATCCTGGTGCAGCGGGTGTCGGGGGCGGTCCACGGCACCCTCTTCTATCCGCAGATCGCCGGAGTGGCGCTCTCCTACAACCCGTACGCCTGGAGCGAGTACATCGATCCGAAGGCCGGTGTCGTCCGGCTGGTCTTCGGGCTGGGGACTCGGGCGGTCAACCGTAGCGACGACGACTACACGCGGGTGGTCGCCCTGAACGCCCCGCTGCGCAGGCCGGAGGCGAACGTGGACGAGGTGATCGAGTATGCCCAGAAGCGGGTCGACGTCATCGACATCGGCGCAAACCGGCTCGACTCGATGCATTGCGACAAGGTGCTGTCGGCGGACCCCGCCCTCCCGGTCGGGATGTTCGCCTCCCGGAGGCGCCCGACCGGAGACCACCCGGGGAGAGGGGAGACGACCCCCGCCTCTCCCTGGTTCCTGACGTTCGAGCGGCTCCTGTCGGACAGCCCGTTCGTCGACGACATGCAGGAAATGCTCCGGGTCCTGCGGGACGCCTACAACAGCCATGTCGACGTCGAATTCACCGCGAACTACCTGTCGGACGACAGCTTCCGGATCCATCTCGTACAGTGCCGTCCGCTCCAGGTGCGCGAGGGAGGCCGGATCGTCCCCGCCCCGTCGAACCTCTCCCCGGAGGACCTGGTTCTCGAGGCCCGGGGGACGATCGTCGGGCAGAGCTCCTACTCCCCGGTGGACCGGCTGATCTACGTCGTTCCCTCCGCCTACATGAAGCTGCCGATTCCCGACCGCTACGCCGTCGCCCGCCTGATCGGGCGGGTGACGCACGTCCGCGAGGAGGGCGGGGACGAAAAGACGATGATGCTGCTCGGCCCCGGACGCTGGGGGACCAGCACTCCCTCCCTCGGGGTTCCGGTCAGCTTCGCGGAGATCAACCGGATCTCGGTCCTGTGCGAGATCGTCGGGCTGCACGGGGGGATCGTCCCCGACGTGTCGCTGGGGACCCACTTCTTCAACGACCTGGTCGAGGCGAACATGCTTTACCTGGCGGTCTTCCCCGGGAAGAGGGGGAATTTCCTGAACGAGGAGTTCTTCGAGCGGCGGGAGAACCGGCTCGCCGCCCTGCTGCCGGACGAGGCGCACTGGTCCGGCGTCGTCCGCGTCGTCGACGTTCCCGATTCCCCCGGGGGGAGGATCCTCTACCTGCACGCCGATTCTCCGGGGCAGCGGGCGGTCTGCTGCCTCGCCGGCTCCGCCTGA
- a CDS encoding 2-methylcitrate dehydratase, which translates to MARFDPLARAIGAEEVLTRSERLAAFVEKAQWEDLSPAAREALKVRVLDSLGCALGAIDGEPVRRIRRDVEEFGGNPLCTLIGGGRTSPDRAAFYNGALVRYLDFNDSYLAPGETCHPSDNLGAVLAASEYAGASGRHFLTALAVAYQVQCRLCDVAPVRARGFDHTTQGAFASAAGTAKALDLDAARIAFAVGISGTANIALRVTRTGELSHWKGLAYPDTAFNGLRAAFLAMRGVTGPREVFEGNKGWCQTVAGDFELDWSKENLERILRTILKEYNAEIHSQSALEGMIEMRKERGFSGADIGRIRIDIFDVAHLIIGGGVEGDKTIVRTKEEADHSLQYMVAAAALDGQVMPAQYEPERIERSDVQSLLRRVTVVPDPEYTKRFPDEHCCRLTVTLSDGRFFTKEKTDYEGFHTRPMSWDRVIRKFHGLAERAAGQARRDEIVDAVRRLDGIAVKELTALLG; encoded by the coding sequence ATGGCGCGGTTCGATCCTCTGGCCAGGGCGATCGGAGCGGAGGAGGTCCTCACGCGCTCGGAGCGGCTGGCGGCCTTTGTCGAGAAGGCCCAGTGGGAGGATCTGTCTCCCGCCGCGCGGGAGGCGCTCAAGGTCCGTGTCCTGGACTCGCTCGGATGCGCGCTGGGGGCGATCGACGGGGAGCCCGTCCGGAGGATCCGGAGGGACGTCGAGGAGTTCGGCGGGAATCCCCTGTGCACCCTGATCGGGGGAGGGCGGACCTCCCCCGACCGGGCGGCGTTCTACAACGGGGCGCTGGTCCGGTACCTGGACTTCAACGACAGCTATCTCGCTCCGGGGGAGACCTGCCACCCCAGCGACAACCTCGGCGCCGTCCTGGCGGCGTCGGAGTACGCGGGGGCGTCGGGGAGGCATTTCCTTACCGCCCTGGCGGTGGCCTACCAGGTGCAGTGCCGTCTGTGCGACGTCGCGCCGGTCAGGGCGCGGGGGTTCGACCACACGACCCAGGGGGCGTTCGCCTCCGCGGCCGGGACGGCGAAGGCCCTGGATCTCGACGCGGCACGGATCGCCTTCGCGGTGGGGATCTCCGGCACCGCGAACATCGCCCTCCGCGTCACCCGCACGGGGGAGTTGTCCCACTGGAAGGGGCTGGCCTACCCGGACACCGCGTTCAACGGCCTTCGGGCGGCCTTCCTGGCGATGCGCGGGGTGACGGGGCCCCGGGAGGTGTTCGAGGGAAACAAGGGGTGGTGCCAGACGGTGGCCGGCGACTTCGAGCTGGACTGGTCGAAGGAGAATCTGGAGCGGATCCTGCGGACCATCCTCAAGGAGTACAACGCGGAGATCCACTCCCAGTCGGCCCTGGAGGGGATGATCGAGATGAGGAAGGAGAGAGGGTTTTCCGGCGCCGACATCGGCCGGATCCGGATCGACATCTTCGACGTGGCCCACCTGATCATCGGGGGGGGCGTGGAGGGGGACAAGACCATCGTACGCACGAAGGAGGAGGCCGACCACAGCCTGCAGTACATGGTTGCCGCGGCGGCCCTGGACGGGCAGGTGATGCCCGCGCAGTACGAACCGGAGCGTATCGAGCGCAGCGACGTCCAGTCGCTTCTCCGCAGGGTGACGGTGGTCCCGGACCCGGAGTACACGAAGCGGTTCCCGGACGAGCATTGCTGCAGGCTCACGGTCACCCTTTCGGACGGCCGTTTCTTCACGAAGGAGAAGACCGACTACGAGGGGTTCCACACCCGCCCGATGTCCTGGGACCGGGTGATCCGGAAATTCCACGGGCTGGCGGAGCGTGCGGCCGGGCAAGCCCGCCGGGACGAGATCGTGGACGCCGTCCGGCGGCTGGACGGGATCGCCGTGAAGGAGCTGACGGCCCTGCTGGGTTGA
- a CDS encoding phosphosulfolactate synthase, whose amino-acid sequence MRGPYYAPVGKRYLLDILETMGAFVDIFKFSGGSFSVMPKKAVKELIDTCHGHDVLVSTGGFIERVLTQGPDAVDRYLEECREMQFDIVEVSSGFISVPLDDLVSLVGRIHDLGMKAKPEVGIQFGAGGASSVEELEAEGTSDPSQAIRAANRYLEAGAHIVMIESEGITENVRKWRTDVVAKIVNELGLEKVMFEAADPEVFGWYVKNFGPDVNLFVDHSQVVQLECLRSGIWGTKSTWGRIVTYKGKPLKAGEARPKLVEPSPKIAKR is encoded by the coding sequence ATGCGCGGCCCGTACTACGCGCCGGTGGGGAAGCGCTACCTGCTGGACATCCTCGAGACGATGGGCGCCTTCGTCGACATCTTCAAGTTCAGCGGCGGCTCCTTCTCCGTCATGCCGAAAAAGGCGGTCAAGGAGCTGATCGACACCTGCCACGGGCACGACGTCCTGGTCTCCACGGGCGGGTTCATCGAGCGGGTCCTCACCCAGGGTCCGGACGCGGTGGACCGGTACCTCGAGGAGTGCCGGGAGATGCAGTTCGACATCGTGGAGGTGTCCAGCGGCTTCATCTCGGTGCCTCTGGACGATCTGGTGAGCCTCGTGGGGAGGATCCACGATCTCGGGATGAAGGCCAAGCCCGAGGTCGGCATCCAGTTCGGTGCCGGCGGCGCGAGCTCGGTCGAGGAGCTGGAGGCGGAAGGGACCTCGGACCCGTCCCAGGCGATCCGGGCGGCGAATCGCTACCTGGAGGCCGGGGCGCACATAGTCATGATCGAGTCCGAGGGGATCACGGAGAACGTGCGGAAATGGAGGACCGACGTGGTGGCGAAGATCGTGAACGAGCTGGGCCTCGAGAAGGTGATGTTCGAGGCGGCCGACCCGGAGGTCTTCGGCTGGTACGTCAAGAACTTCGGCCCCGACGTGAACCTCTTCGTCGACCACTCGCAGGTGGTTCAGCTGGAGTGCCTGCGGTCGGGGATCTGGGGGACGAAGAGCACCTGGGGGCGGATCGTCACCTACAAGGGGAAACCCCTCAAGGCCGGGGAGGCGCGCCCGAAGCTGGTCGAGCCGTCTCCGAAGATCGCCAAGAGGTGA